A genomic region of Antennarius striatus isolate MH-2024 chromosome 4, ASM4005453v1, whole genome shotgun sequence contains the following coding sequences:
- the nup205 gene encoding nuclear pore complex protein Nup205 isoform X1 yields the protein MAAQMAVNSGASLWGPLKELWETVDGAVLRRQPESIHLLDLQLKKHKANFLSLFRNPPKSAEQREKVRKASTEGIAIQGQQGSRLLPEQLLKEAFILSDLFDIGELAALELLLAGEQQQPYFPGLTRGLVAVLLYWDGKLCLANSLRTLMQSRHGKTFTLDLSGELVALTMHFTDELMNQGLTKRILSLVSEINLTREFDRLQKERGLGNEKHRKEVSDLIKESRQALADSLFSWTCQSPLSKDDTLALIGHLETVTTQADGSLDSVNMALVMALLYCLDVSFIEQGTEDREDLLQALPLLTERQYVSAVHSRLMDGQPWKLPGLQAVCRLAWALSLRVLSQLPQGCALLEFTEADEVLADQALLGDVFLFMKEGLVDSESFSHEEFYIRRIHSLITDFLALMPMKVKQLRNRADEDARLVHMSLQMDSELPSSVRKDLDHLMILIGEFYSKDSFGLELGLEFWCPTESLQHTSLQGSYLGMALQRPPHKQVVLSKFVRQMGDLLPSILYISYLRMLKGLANGPQCAHYCFSLLKTNGATHSDNIQGVSGSPVSWEHFFHSLMLYHENLRRDIPNPDATQYRHPPPRGITQRELEGLTSFLQLLTTVITWSENARLALCEHPQWTPVVVMLGLLQCSVPPILKAEVLHCLAAFGKSPEIAATLWQSLEYTQILQTVRAPGQRQAAGIEVELNEIESSCEEYPLTRGFCHLISTLVESSLPVNLGAGLRVPGFQPYLNFLRDSVFLPFPTRAYRRPAEKWEVAETVLEVFHKLLRDYEPQPSDFIQELVELQGEQLPAHKPPGHSIMFHLLNDSPMLALCLSLLEEGVRQLDTYSPFPGKKHLESAVLHCLGLLDLALQKEVMFMDLLRESQASLLVSPLEQLLQGVSPQTKRADHIVNVARYLYHSSSNPEAAFQSAKILRHIANYPNIQSRLVGDFTHDQTVSEKLMAGFVECLDNEEAEERTEKGDDSDPQKKVARIRHETQIHILNLLITSLELKTPNLALYLLGYEVKNPSSTNLQDPGVLGCPRSCLHAILSLLQRGTEKRSGPVLIQQAPHLAELCYQVIYQLCACPETSGPTMRYLRTSQDFLFSHLRHLPFILPTNQIAALSQMSWLMKTAAIELRVTSLNRQRSHTQRLVSLLLDDQPHTQHTADGELCMEDETRSVSGFLHFDTVSKVRRKLLSVLDSIDFSQDMPELLQLDFFERIQIEQVIANCEHVSEQGHTVCNVKLLHRVLVAEVNALQGLAAIGQRPLLMEEVNSILQQVVERNRVRRSLSAKRHALRSWRSLVETLLIACPADLIPAEDRQLIIRELLLDLHDKVLSDDAAGELMPIVAGAVFTLTAHLSQSVQSEQQQGVGLEASSGFASIANSALHLVLRKLLDFILCTGGGYQRLRAHLYGSLLYYLQIAQKPEEPDTLQTAGKAMWERLTAPEDGFSKLQRENLSIIESYGKALMEVVCRDACDGHEISRMLALAVLDRILSIDRQNQWLVYICNSGYLRSLVESLRQDDVALQSLLTPQPPLLKPLYIYESKMALLTRVAKTGQGAVELLRSGLVAQLIECQVFDMIPDSDAHRMMRDPSGFIPSPMDRYRQILLPTLRLFQVILTSTTMNHQQGAAQVLQWLIVHADTIQSLLRCQELSMGVLQELSLLTGIISKTALPGALETSGEVNSAALPEFQGHINRFQRLSLSLLARLAGSERERLLKQAEIAAPGDPADRREVMEVAMQQVCANIMEYCQTLLLQSSAQAQFSICLFSPSGSEPAGREGGRSDLSSALPSMAYSRAPSLGLVMYLLKNSAADFFRFHQSHRQSLGKLQTLDQLPPDELKELCQGLVSGPGGVEKISSVQRSLLAKRRLVQLINNRAKLLALCSYVIETCLFVLWRHLEFYLLHCTPTDLKDTLLPGASLYKSRLADESFGGLQTSGSRGLGLSRLSQQDLDMLKNDMAAGFGEALQRKLLEVEGLYSQVRSRYTFIQALVRRIRGLLRQPKS from the exons ATGGCGGCGCAGATGGCGGTAAATTCGG GAGCCAGCCTGTGGGGCCCGCTGAAGGAGCTGTGGGAGACCGTGGATGGGGCGGTGTTGAGGAGACAGCCAGAGAGCATCCACCTGCTGGACCTGCAGctcaaaaaacacaaagctaACTTTCTGTCACTCTTTCGGAATCCG cCAAAGAGTGCTGAACAGAGAGAAAAGGTGCGCAAAGCCAGCACAGAAGGCATTGCTATCCAAGGTCAGCAGGGGTCACGGCTCCTTCCAGAGCAGCTTCTCAAAGAAGCCTTCATCCTCAGTgatttgtttgatattggagagCTGGCAGCTTTGGAGCTTCTGTTGGCAG gcgAGCAACAGCAGCCATATTTTCCAGGTCTAACACGGGGTCTGGTTGCTGTGCTGCTCTACTGGGATGGAAAGCTTTGTTTGGCAAACTCCTTGCGCACACTCATGCAGTCACGACATGGCAAGACCTTCACCCTCGACCTGAG TGGGGAATTGGTGGCTCTGACGATGCACTTCACAGATGAACTGATGAACCAGGGTCTTACCAAGCGCATCCTGTCCTTGGTGTCAGAGATAAATCTGACACGTGAGTTTGATAGACTACAGAAGGAGCGTGGTCTTGGCAATGAGAAGCATAGGAAAGAG GTGTCTGATCTCATCAAAGAATCCCGACAAGCCCTGGCAGACAGCCTGTTTTCATGGACCTGCCAGTCCCCTTTGTCTAAAGATGACACCCTGGCTCTTATTGGCCACTTGGAAACAGTGACGACTCAAGCTGATGGCTCATTGGACAGTGTGAACATGGCTCTGGTCATGGCACTGCTTTATTGCTTGGATGTCAGCTTCATAGAGCAAGGAACAGAAGATAGAGAAG ATCTCCTTCAAGCGCTGCCATTGCTGACTGAGAGACAGTATGTATCTGCAGTGCATAGCCGTCTAATGGACGGTCAGCCATGGAAGCTTCCCGGCCTGCAGGCTGTGTGTCGACTGGCCTGGGCTCTGTCTCTGAGGGTCCTTTCTCAGCTGCCACAGGGATGCG CCTTGTTAGAGTTCACTGAGGCAGATGAGGTTCTGGCCGACCAGGCACTTCTGGGAGACGTCTTCCTTTTTATGAAGGAAGGCCTAGTGGATAGTGAGAGTTTCAGCCACGAAGAATTTTACATCCGTCGaattcattcactcatcacAGACTTCTTGGCTCTCATGCCAATGAAG GTGAAACAGCTTCGTAACCGCGCTGATGAGGATGCCCGTCTGGTGCACATGTCTCTGCAGATGGACAGTGAGCTTCCATCGTCAGTACGCAAGGACTTAGACCACCTCATGATTCTC ATTGGAGAATTTTACAGTAAGGACTCATTTGGACTTGAGTTGGGTCTGGAGTTCTGGTGTCCTACGGAGTCACTCCAACACACTTCCCTGCAGGGATCTTACCTGGGAATGGCACTGCAAAGGCCTCCACATAAACAG GTTGTTTTGTCCAAGTTTGTGCGTCAGATGGGAGACCTTCTGCCTTCCATCCTCTATATCTCCTATCTGCGTATGCTGAAAGGCCTCGCCAATGGTCCTCAGTGCGCCCACTACTGCTTCAGTCTACTTAAAACCAATGGAGCCACTCACA GTGACAACATCCAGGGAGTGTCAGGAAGCCCGGTGTCTTGGGAGCATTTTTTTCACTCTCTCATGCTCTATCATGAGAACCTGCGAAGAGACATTCCAAATCCAGATGCAACGCAGTACCGCCACCCACCACCAAGGGGCATCACCCAAAGAGAGCTGGAAGGACTCACCTCATTTTTGCAGTTGCTCACCACTGTTATCACATGG aGTGAGAATGCTAGATTGGCTTTATGTGAGCACCCCCAGTGGACCCCAGTTGTAGTGATGTTGGGGCTGCTACAGTGCAGCGTTCCTCCCATTCTGAAGGCTGAGGTCTTGCACTGCCTAGCAGCCTTTGGGAAGTCGCCAGAGATCGCTGCTACACTTTGGCAGTCACTGGAGTACACACAG ATCCTTCAGACAGTGCGAGCCCCGGGACAGAGGCAGGCTGCTGGAATTGAG GTGGAGCTGAATGAGATTGAGTCCAGCTGTGAGGAATACCCTCTGACTCGAGGATTCTGTCATCTGATCAGCACACTGGTTGAGAGCAGCCTGCCTGTTAACTTGGGCGCAGGGCTGCGAGTGCCAGGCTTCCAGCCCTACCTGAACTTCCTGCGTGACTCTGTGTTCCTGCCCTTTCCCACCAGAGCATATCGCCGTCCAGCTGAGAAG TGGGAAGTCGCTGAAACTGTCCTGGAGGTGTTCCACAAGCTGCTGCGGGACTATGAGCCCCAGCCGTCAGATTTTATCCAGGAGTTGGTGGAGCTGCAGGGGGAGCAGCTCCCGGCCCACAAGCCGCCCGGACACAGCATCATGTTCCACCTACTAAACGACTCACCCATGCTTGCGCTTTGCCTCAGCCTACTGGAGGAGGGTGTGCGCCAGCTGGACACCTATTCGCCCTTTCCTG GTAAGAAGCACTTGGAGTCTGCAGTGCTGCACTGCCTGGGCCTGCTTGACTTAGCTTTACAGAAGGAAGTGATGTTTATGGACCTCCTGAGGGAAAGCCAGGCATCCCTGCTCGTTTCTCCTTTggagcagctcctccagggagTCAGTCCTCAGACTAAAAGGGCTGATCACATCGTCAATGTTGCCAG GTATCTGTACCACAGCAGCTCCAACCCAGAAGCTGCTTTCCAGAGTGCCAAGATCCTCCGCCACATCGCCAACTACCCCAACATTCAGAGCAGACTGGTGGGAGACTTCACACACGACCAG ACTGTGAGTGAGAAGCTCATGGCAGGTTTTGTGGAGTGTTTGGACAATGAAGAGGCAgaagagagaacagagaaaggTGATG ACTCTGATCCACAAAAGAAGGTCGCGAGAATCCGACACGAAACCCAGATCCATATCTTGAATCTGCTCATCACCTCCTTGGAACTGAAGACACCCAACTTGGCTCTGTATCTTTTGGGCTACGAGGTCAAGAATCCGTCTTCCACAAATCTCCAGGACCCAG GTGTGTTGGGATGTCCTCGGAGCTGCCTGCATGCCATCCTGAGTCTGCTGCAGAGGGGCACCGAGAAAAGATCCGGACCTGTACTCATCCAGCAGGCCCCCCACCTGGCTGAGCTATGCTACCAG GTGATTTACCAGCTGTGTGCCTGCCCAGAAACATCCGGacccacaatgcgctatttaaggaCCAGCCAGgacttccttttctctcaccTGCGGCACTTACCCTTCATTCTGCCGA ccaatcagatcgctgCCCTCTCCCAGATGTCTTGGCTCATGAAAACCGCTGCCATTGAACTGAGAGTGACGTCACTGAACCGCCAGCGTTCGCATACACAACGCCTCGTTAGCCTCTTGTTGGATGACCAGCCACACACTCAGCATACAG CTGATGGAGAATTATGCATGGAGGATGAAACCAGATCAGTCAGTGGATTCCTTCACTTTGACACGGTGTCTAAAG TACGCAGGAAGTTGCTGAGTGTGCTGGACTCCATCGACTTCAGCCAGGACATGCCTGAACTACTGCAGCTGGACTTCTTTGAGCGCATTCAGATTGAGCAGGTGATCGCCAACTGTGAGCATGTCAGCGAGCAAGGACACACCGTGTGTAATGTCAAG TTGCTACATAGAGTCCTGGTCGCTGAGGTCAATGCGCTACAAGGATTGGCAGCCATTGGGCAGAGGCCGCTATTAATGGAG GAGGTGAACTCCATCCTGCAGCAGGTAGTGGAGCGTAATCGTGTGCGTCGGAGTTTGAGTGCGAAGCGACATGCTCTGCGGTCCTGGAGGAGCCTTGTAGAGACGCTGTTGATCGCCTGCCCCGCCGATCTCATCCCTGCTGAGGACAGGCAGCTTATCATcagggagctgctgctggacctcCACGATAAG GTCTTGTCTGATGATGCAGCTGGAGAACTGATGCCCATCGTTGCTGGAGCAGTTTTCACTCTGACTGCCCACCTCAGCCAATCAGTGCagtctgagcagcagcagggggtGGGATTAGAAGCTTCTTCAGGCTTCGCTTCCATCGCCAACTCTGCTCTGCACCTGGTTCTGCGTAAGCTGCTGGACTTCATCCTTTGCACCG gAGGTGGATATCAGCGTCTAAGGGCTCACTTATATGGCTCTCTGCTGTACTACCTTCAAATCGCCCAGAAACCTGAAGAACCAGATACTCTGCAGACAG CAGGGAAAGCGATGTGGGAGCGCCTCACAGCGCCTGAGGATGGCTTCTCAAAGCTGCAGAGAGAGAATCTCTCCATCATTGAAAGCTACGGCAAGGCTCTCATGGAGGTGGTGTGTCGGGACGCCTGCGACGGCCACGAGATCAGCAGG ATGTTAGCTCTGGCGGTGCTGGACCGTATCCTGTCCATAGACCGGCAGAATCAGTGGCTTGTCTACATCTGCAACAGCGGGTACCTGCGGTCGCTAGTGGAGAGCCTGAGACAGGACGATGTCGCCCTGCAGAGCCTACTCACACCTCAGCCTCCCCTCCTCAAACCACTCTATATCTACGAGAGCAAAATG GCCCTGTTGACTCGTGTTGCTAAGACGGGTCAGGGAGCCGTGGAACTGCTGCGCTCTGGGCTGGTGGCGCAGCTGATAGAGTGCCAAGTGTTTGACATGATACCTGACAGCGATGCACACAG GATGATGAGGGATCCATCAGGCTTCATCCCCAGCCCTATGGACCGCTACAGGCAGATCCTCTTACCGACCTTGAGGCTCTTTCAGGTCATCCTTACGTCCACCACCATGaaccaccagcagggggcagcgcaG gtTCTCCAGTGGCTGATAGTCCATGCTGACACAATTCAGTCATTGCTACGCTGTCAGGAGCTCAGTATGGGAGTTTTGCAGGAACTGTCTTTGCTTACTGGCATCATCAGTAAGACGGCTTTGCCAG GTGCCCTTGAGACGAGTGGGGAGGTCAACAGTGCTGCTCTTCCAGAGTTCCAGGGTCACATAAACAGATTCCAG CGTCTGAGTCTGTCACTGCTCGCCCGTCTGGCAGGAAGCGAGCGGGAGAGGTTGCTGAAGCAAGCGGAGATCGCTGCACCAGGAGACcctgcagacaggagagaggtgatggaggtggcCATGCAGCAG GTGTGCGCTAACATCATGGAGTACTGCCAaactctgctgctgcagagctcAGCCCAGGCTCAGTTCAGCATCTGCCTCTTCAGCCCATCGGGCAGCGAACCCGCCGGAAGGGAAGGAGGACGTTCAG aTCTTTCGTCTGCTCTGCCATCCATGGCGTATTCCCGTGCCCCTAGCCTGGGTTTGGTCATGTACCTGCTGAAGAACAGCGCTGCAGATTTCTTCCGCTTCCACCAGAGTCACAGACAGAGCTTGGGCAAGCTGCAGACCCTGGATCAGCTGCCTCCAGATGAGCTCAAAGAG TTGTGCCAGGGCTTGGTGTCGGGCCCCGGAGGAGTGGAGAAAATCTCATCAGTCCAAAGGAGTTTGCTGGCCAAGAGACGACTGGTCCAGCTCATCAACAACAGAGCCAAGCTGCTGGCCCTGTGCTCTT ATGTTATTGagacctgtttgtttgttttgtggcGCCACCTGGAGTTTTACCTGCTGCATTGCACCCCCACTGATC